A genomic stretch from Microbacterium proteolyticum includes:
- a CDS encoding helix-turn-helix domain-containing protein, producing the protein MTIETTQVRYLFIDEVAMQLRRSVSATRWLITSGQLKAGKVGGRVVVKPEDLDAFVESGFGAVS; encoded by the coding sequence ATGACGATCGAAACGACGCAGGTCCGATACCTGTTCATCGATGAAGTGGCCATGCAGTTGCGCCGCAGCGTCTCGGCTACGCGATGGCTGATCACCAGTGGCCAGCTCAAGGCCGGCAAGGTCGGCGGCCGTGTGGTCGTCAAGCCGGAAGATCTCGACGCCTTTGTCGAGTCGGGCTTCGGGGCGGTGAGTTGA
- a CDS encoding helix-turn-helix transcriptional regulator, with amino-acid sequence MARAWISGDRYLSPAMVCELVPGMTIDVLSARRRQRLSPPYYKPSGNTVLYRESEIHAWVDASRVETRER; translated from the coding sequence GTGGCACGCGCGTGGATCAGCGGCGACCGGTACCTGTCGCCCGCGATGGTGTGCGAGCTCGTTCCCGGCATGACGATCGACGTCCTCAGTGCCCGCCGGCGGCAGCGGCTATCGCCTCCGTACTACAAGCCCAGCGGGAACACAGTGCTGTACCGCGAGTCCGAAATCCACGCGTGGGTGGATGCGAGCCGCGTCGAGACGCGCGAGCGATAG
- a CDS encoding tyrosine-type recombinase/integrase, which translates to MASIKQRPDGVWRARYVGPDGKEYAKHAKLKRDAQAWLDEATAAMQAGTWVDPRTLKMTMGEWLDTWESGYAGNRPGTVKSAATHLKLIRAKFGNRQLRGIRSSDVKTWMAELSEKYARSYVYAIHRRLAQVMTDAVHDGVLVRSPVSRRTSPPAPTQRPYVATTAQVWALYDALPRAYRNMLLLGAFAGLRPGEIAALTRADIDWEAPSIKVSAQHDGAELKTETSAGVVPIPADLAAMLKADAGEAHIVPGVFGRGVTAWHLNDVWSTTRDTIDGLPDGFRIQDLRHYFASLLIAAGLDIKVVQARMRHASPIITLRTYAHLWPDTDDTSRAAVASVLSARKSPPGADPEGSDEDSTD; encoded by the coding sequence ATGGCGTCGATCAAGCAAAGGCCTGACGGAGTCTGGCGCGCCCGCTACGTCGGTCCTGACGGCAAGGAGTACGCGAAGCACGCGAAGCTAAAGCGCGACGCGCAGGCGTGGCTCGACGAGGCCACCGCGGCGATGCAGGCGGGGACGTGGGTCGACCCGCGCACGCTGAAGATGACGATGGGGGAGTGGCTCGACACCTGGGAGTCGGGCTATGCCGGCAACCGACCCGGCACGGTGAAGTCGGCCGCGACGCACCTCAAGCTCATCCGCGCGAAGTTCGGCAATCGACAGCTGCGCGGCATCCGCTCGTCGGACGTGAAGACGTGGATGGCCGAGCTCTCCGAGAAGTACGCGCGATCGTACGTCTACGCGATCCACCGGCGCCTGGCCCAGGTGATGACCGACGCCGTGCACGACGGCGTACTCGTGCGCTCACCCGTCTCGAGGCGCACCAGTCCGCCCGCGCCGACACAGCGGCCGTACGTCGCCACGACGGCGCAGGTGTGGGCGCTGTACGACGCCCTGCCGCGGGCGTACCGGAACATGCTGCTGCTCGGCGCGTTCGCGGGCCTGCGCCCCGGCGAGATTGCCGCGCTCACCCGTGCGGACATCGACTGGGAGGCGCCGTCGATCAAGGTCAGCGCGCAACACGACGGAGCCGAGCTGAAGACGGAGACGTCGGCCGGCGTCGTGCCGATACCCGCCGACCTCGCGGCGATGCTCAAAGCCGACGCGGGTGAGGCGCACATCGTTCCGGGCGTCTTCGGCCGCGGCGTCACCGCGTGGCACCTGAACGATGTCTGGTCGACGACGCGCGACACCATCGACGGGCTCCCCGACGGGTTCCGCATCCAGGATCTCCGGCACTACTTCGCGAGCCTGCTCATCGCCGCCGGGCTCGACATCAAGGTCGTCCAAGCGCGCATGCGGCATGCCTCGCCGATCATTACGCTGCGCACCTACGCTCACCTCTGGCCCGACACCGACGACACCTCGCGTGCGGCCGTGGCGAGCGTCCTGAGCGCGCGAAAGAGCCCCCCGGGTGCGGACCCGGAGGGCTCTGACGAGGATTCCACGGACTAA
- the sucB gene encoding 2-oxoglutarate dehydrogenase, E2 component, dihydrolipoamide succinyltransferase, protein MSTSVVLPALGESVTEGTVTRWLKQVGDTVQEDEGLLEISTDKVDTEIPSPVSGVIEEILVQEDETVEVGAVLAKIGDGSGAASSDDAPQAAPAEQEAEPAPEAAPAEAAPAEAAPAAESAPAAGGDSTEVKLPELGESVTEGTVTRWLKAVGDDVAVDEPLLEISTDKVDTEIPSPVAGTLQEILVQEDETVNVGAALARIGSGAAPAAQSEAPAAPAAEEKPAEQPAATEKPAAPAAEDKPAAPAAEEKPAAPAPAAEEKPAAPAPAASSNDDITYVTPLVRRLAQQQGVDLASVKGSGVGGRIRKEDVLKAAEAAKAAPAAASAPAAAPAAAPAPVEVSPLRGTTQKMSRLRKVIAERAVASMQATAQLTTVVEVDVTKVAALRDRVKNEFQQKTGDKLSFLPFFAIAAIEALKTYPIINSTVEGDEIVYPAQENIAIAVDTERGLLTPVIKEAGDKNIAQLAREIADLAARTRDNKLKPDELAGGTFTLTNTGSRGALFDTPIVFLPQSAILGLGAVVKKPGIVSVDGKDAISVRSYVYLALSYDHRTIDGADAARFLGAVKARLEAAQFEGDLGY, encoded by the coding sequence ATGAGCACTTCCGTCGTCCTCCCCGCTCTCGGCGAGAGCGTCACCGAGGGAACGGTCACCCGCTGGCTCAAGCAGGTCGGTGACACCGTCCAGGAGGACGAGGGCCTGCTGGAGATCTCGACCGACAAGGTCGACACCGAGATCCCCTCGCCCGTCTCGGGTGTCATCGAGGAGATCCTCGTACAGGAGGACGAGACCGTCGAGGTCGGAGCCGTCCTCGCCAAGATCGGTGACGGCTCGGGTGCGGCGTCGTCCGACGACGCCCCGCAGGCCGCTCCGGCCGAGCAGGAGGCCGAGCCCGCTCCGGAGGCCGCGCCCGCCGAGGCCGCTCCCGCTGAGGCCGCCCCCGCCGCAGAGTCCGCGCCCGCCGCGGGAGGCGACTCGACCGAGGTGAAGCTGCCCGAACTCGGCGAGAGCGTGACCGAGGGCACAGTCACCCGGTGGCTGAAGGCCGTCGGCGACGACGTCGCCGTCGATGAGCCGCTGCTGGAGATCTCGACCGACAAGGTCGACACCGAGATCCCCTCGCCTGTTGCGGGCACGCTGCAGGAGATCCTCGTTCAGGAAGACGAGACGGTGAACGTCGGCGCCGCCCTTGCGCGGATCGGCAGCGGTGCCGCTCCCGCCGCGCAGTCTGAGGCGCCCGCTGCACCCGCAGCGGAGGAGAAGCCGGCCGAGCAGCCCGCCGCTACGGAGAAGCCCGCTGCTCCCGCGGCTGAGGATAAGCCCGCCGCTCCCGCGGCTGAGGAGAAGCCCGCCGCGCCCGCTCCCGCGGCCGAAGAGAAGCCCGCGGCACCCGCTCCTGCAGCCTCGTCGAACGACGACATCACGTACGTCACCCCGCTCGTCCGCCGTCTCGCGCAGCAGCAGGGCGTCGACCTCGCCTCGGTCAAGGGCAGCGGCGTCGGTGGTCGAATCCGTAAGGAAGACGTCCTCAAGGCCGCCGAGGCGGCGAAGGCCGCCCCCGCTGCAGCGTCCGCCCCCGCCGCCGCTCCGGCCGCGGCTCCGGCACCGGTCGAGGTCTCGCCGCTGCGCGGTACCACTCAGAAGATGTCGCGCCTGCGCAAGGTCATCGCCGAGCGCGCCGTGGCGTCGATGCAGGCCACTGCCCAGCTCACCACCGTCGTGGAGGTGGACGTCACGAAGGTGGCCGCGCTGCGCGACCGGGTCAAGAACGAGTTCCAGCAGAAGACGGGCGACAAGCTCTCGTTCCTGCCGTTCTTCGCGATCGCCGCGATCGAGGCGCTCAAGACGTACCCGATCATCAACTCCACGGTCGAGGGTGACGAGATCGTCTACCCCGCGCAGGAGAACATCGCGATCGCGGTCGACACCGAGCGCGGCCTGCTCACCCCGGTGATCAAGGAAGCGGGTGACAAGAACATCGCGCAGCTCGCTCGCGAGATCGCCGACCTGGCTGCTCGCACGCGTGACAACAAGCTCAAGCCCGACGAGCTCGCAGGCGGCACGTTCACGCTCACCAACACCGGATCGCGTGGCGCGCTGTTCGACACGCCCATCGTCTTCCTTCCGCAGTCGGCCATCCTCGGTCTCGGGGCCGTGGTGAAGAAGCCGGGCATCGTCTCGGTCGACGGCAAGGACGCGATCTCGGTGCGTTCCTACGTGTACCTCGCCCTGTCGTACGACCACCGTACGATCGACGGCGCCGACGCTGCCCGCTTCCTGGGCGCCGTCAAGGCTCGTCTCGAGGCGGCGCAGTTCGAGGGCGACCTCGGCTACTGA
- a CDS encoding helix-turn-helix domain-containing protein produces MTGRTVADDELVWWALTVPIPETSHRIGEDRMNRVLAALAMHANPDRIAWPSSESLGKSLSLNRRTVRNVFDALVEAKLIERTPSRSRSTAWRILAPVARILATSRTDDMARMLATGPVDNSPRPGEPTGEPTGELTGEDARHEEKRREKNRDSGRQGVAPIAPLHLPARNLVTTRPGEYCPPDRHRFLADGTCMNCEIRPERGTA; encoded by the coding sequence ATGACGGGACGCACCGTCGCAGACGACGAGCTCGTCTGGTGGGCGCTCACCGTGCCCATCCCAGAAACCAGCCACCGCATCGGCGAAGACCGAATGAATCGCGTGCTCGCGGCGCTCGCGATGCACGCCAACCCCGACCGGATCGCATGGCCTTCCTCGGAGAGCCTCGGCAAGAGCCTGTCTCTGAACCGTCGCACCGTGCGCAACGTCTTCGACGCCCTCGTCGAGGCGAAGTTGATCGAACGGACGCCCTCCCGTTCACGCTCCACCGCATGGCGGATTCTCGCGCCGGTGGCGCGCATCCTCGCCACTTCACGAACCGACGACATGGCGAGGATGCTCGCCACCGGACCTGTGGATAACTCCCCACGACCTGGCGAGCCAACTGGCGAGCCAACTGGCGAGCTAACTGGCGAGGATGCTCGCCACGAAGAGAAGAGAAGAGAAAAGAACAGGGATTCGGGTCGACAAGGTGTTGCGCCGATCGCGCCGCTTCACCTTCCAGCTCGGAACCTCGTGACCACCCGGCCCGGCGAGTACTGCCCACCCGACCGCCACCGCTTCCTCGCCGACGGCACCTGCATGAACTGCGAGATCAGACCCGAGAGGGGAACCGCATGA
- a CDS encoding helix-turn-helix domain-containing protein, whose protein sequence is MPERDDESYIRLMQDQIDELPSNREMLLFNEHVMVDKFRMMREERGWSQKDLADEVNRYGLDFHQSTIAKLETHKRPLRVAEMYALSYVFKMPPAAVYLMAHSSLEFNGLDELTRLMEIEERHRAYTRDLLMEQLSNFVDSLAESEIRMKNLADTMRRVASRAAEDGPHGVDQAKA, encoded by the coding sequence ATGCCCGAAAGAGACGACGAGAGCTATATCCGCCTGATGCAGGACCAGATAGACGAGCTCCCGTCCAATCGCGAGATGTTGCTCTTCAACGAGCACGTCATGGTCGACAAGTTTCGGATGATGCGCGAAGAACGCGGGTGGTCCCAGAAGGATTTGGCGGACGAGGTAAACCGCTACGGTCTGGACTTCCATCAATCGACGATTGCGAAGCTCGAGACCCACAAGCGGCCGCTTCGGGTGGCCGAGATGTACGCCCTCTCGTATGTGTTCAAGATGCCTCCGGCAGCCGTGTACCTCATGGCTCACTCGTCCCTGGAGTTCAACGGCCTCGACGAACTCACCCGGCTGATGGAGATCGAGGAACGCCACCGCGCCTACACGCGAGATCTGCTCATGGAGCAGCTATCGAACTTCGTCGACTCGCTGGCCGAGAGTGAGATCCGGATGAAGAACCTCGCGGATACGATGCGGCGCGTTGCATCTCGCGCCGCCGAGGACGGCCCGCATGGCGTCGATCAAGCAAAGGCCTGA
- the lpdA gene encoding dihydrolipoyl dehydrogenase, with protein sequence MTEHSADVVVLGGGSGGYAAALRLAELGKDVVLVEKDKLGGTCLHRGCIPTKALLHAGEVADAARGAADIGVDVTLAGIDPVRVRAYRDGIVAKKFKGLEGLVSARGIRVVSGEGTLEAGPAVRVGDDVYRGSDVILATGSYSRSLPGLEIGGRVLTSEQALDLDVIPERVVVLGGGVIGVEFASVWRSFGVDVTIVEALPHLLPAEDVSSSKALERAFRKRGIAFQLGRRFASLTQTPDAVTITLDDGSELSADYVLVAVGRGPATAGLGYEEAGVVLDRGFVQTDERLRTAAAHVWAVGDIVPGLQLAHRGFQQGIFVAEEIAGLSPVLVPDVDVPRVAYSHPEVASVGLTEAQAQDRYGSEAVKAYEYNLAGNGRSEIIGTSGIVKIVRRVDGPVVGAHLVGDRVGELISEAQLAVGWEAHPEDIAPFVHAHPTQSEALGEAFLALAGKPLHAL encoded by the coding sequence ATGACCGAGCACTCCGCCGACGTCGTCGTCCTGGGCGGCGGAAGCGGCGGGTATGCGGCGGCGCTTCGACTCGCCGAGCTCGGGAAGGACGTCGTCCTCGTCGAGAAGGACAAGCTCGGCGGCACGTGCCTGCACCGCGGCTGCATCCCGACCAAGGCTCTGCTGCACGCGGGGGAGGTGGCGGACGCCGCCCGTGGCGCCGCCGACATCGGCGTCGACGTCACCCTCGCCGGGATCGACCCGGTCCGCGTCCGTGCGTACCGCGACGGCATCGTCGCCAAGAAGTTCAAGGGCCTCGAGGGCCTGGTCTCCGCGCGCGGCATTCGCGTCGTCTCCGGCGAGGGCACGCTCGAAGCCGGCCCTGCCGTGCGCGTCGGCGACGACGTCTACCGCGGATCCGACGTCATCCTCGCCACCGGCTCGTACAGCCGGAGCCTCCCGGGCCTCGAGATCGGCGGTCGCGTCCTCACGAGCGAACAGGCTCTCGATCTCGACGTCATCCCCGAGCGGGTCGTCGTGTTGGGCGGCGGAGTCATCGGCGTCGAGTTCGCCAGCGTCTGGCGTTCGTTCGGCGTCGACGTCACGATCGTCGAGGCACTCCCGCATCTGCTGCCCGCCGAGGACGTGTCCTCCAGCAAGGCGCTGGAGCGGGCGTTCCGCAAGCGCGGGATCGCGTTTCAGCTCGGTCGTCGTTTCGCGTCTCTCACGCAGACGCCGGATGCCGTGACCATCACGCTCGACGACGGTTCGGAGCTCTCGGCCGACTACGTCCTGGTCGCCGTCGGACGCGGACCCGCCACGGCGGGCCTCGGGTACGAGGAGGCGGGGGTCGTGCTCGACCGCGGGTTCGTGCAGACCGACGAGCGCCTGCGCACCGCCGCCGCGCACGTCTGGGCCGTGGGTGACATCGTGCCCGGCCTGCAGCTGGCTCACCGCGGGTTCCAACAGGGCATCTTCGTCGCCGAAGAGATCGCGGGTCTGTCGCCCGTGCTCGTACCCGACGTGGACGTCCCGCGCGTCGCCTACTCGCACCCGGAAGTGGCTTCCGTGGGGCTCACCGAAGCGCAGGCGCAGGATCGTTATGGATCCGAGGCCGTGAAGGCGTACGAGTACAACCTGGCCGGTAATGGCCGCAGCGAGATCATCGGCACGTCGGGCATCGTCAAGATCGTCCGTCGCGTCGACGGGCCGGTCGTCGGCGCCCATCTCGTGGGCGACCGAGTGGGCGAACTCATCTCGGAAGCGCAGCTCGCGGTGGGCTGGGAAGCGCACCCCGAAGACATCGCGCCGTTCGTCCACGCCCACCCGACCCAGAGCGAAGCGCTCGGCGAGGCATTCCTCGCCCTCGCCGGCAAGCCCCTGCACGCACTCTGA
- a CDS encoding DUF4191 domain-containing protein, protein MAARTTTPEKRPGFFSQLKTLYTFTQKEYRWLPFLLAGIVLVGIALGVLVGFLLPQPAAWSIILWGVTGLLAGILIAMITMTRLSTTAMYKKIDGMPGATGHVLSSSLGRNWQASETPVGVNPRTQEALYRAIGRGGVVLIGEGNRSRLTRLVGEERGRVQRVASGVPVTVLYVGHGDDEVPIAKLASTIKALPKKVDRATMAAVIKRVSSVSQGLSSLPIPKGVDPTKMRAPRPR, encoded by the coding sequence ATGGCCGCTCGCACCACCACGCCCGAGAAGCGTCCGGGCTTCTTCTCGCAGCTGAAAACGCTGTACACCTTCACGCAGAAGGAGTACCGGTGGCTGCCGTTCCTGCTGGCCGGCATCGTTCTCGTGGGCATCGCCCTCGGCGTGCTCGTCGGTTTCCTCCTTCCGCAGCCCGCGGCGTGGAGCATCATCCTGTGGGGTGTCACGGGCCTGCTGGCCGGCATCCTGATCGCGATGATCACCATGACGCGTCTGTCGACGACCGCCATGTACAAGAAGATCGATGGGATGCCGGGGGCCACCGGCCACGTGCTGTCGTCGTCGCTGGGTCGCAACTGGCAGGCGTCCGAGACCCCCGTCGGCGTGAACCCGCGCACCCAGGAGGCGCTGTACCGCGCCATCGGGCGAGGCGGGGTCGTCCTCATCGGTGAGGGAAACCGCAGCCGGCTCACGCGCCTCGTCGGCGAAGAACGCGGTCGCGTGCAGCGCGTCGCCTCCGGCGTTCCCGTGACGGTCCTCTACGTGGGACACGGCGACGACGAGGTGCCCATCGCCAAGCTCGCCTCGACCATCAAGGCGCTGCCGAAGAAGGTGGATCGCGCGACCATGGCCGCCGTGATCAAGCGCGTGTCGTCGGTCTCGCAGGGGCTGTCGTCGCTGCCCATTCCGAAGGGCGTCGACCCGACCAAGATGCGCGCGCCGCGCCCCCGCTGA
- a CDS encoding DUF2277 domain-containing protein, whose product MCRNIVPLHNFTPPATDAECQDAALQFVRKIVGTTTPSRANQAVFDRAVTEIAASVRHLLDDLVTSAPPKVREVEAAKRQARSAERYEAIRVFQEQKRAERLTS is encoded by the coding sequence ATGTGCCGCAACATCGTCCCCCTGCACAACTTCACGCCCCCGGCGACGGATGCCGAATGCCAAGACGCCGCGCTGCAGTTCGTCCGCAAGATCGTGGGCACCACGACGCCGTCGCGGGCCAATCAGGCGGTCTTCGATCGCGCCGTCACCGAGATCGCGGCATCCGTGCGTCACCTGCTCGACGACCTCGTCACGAGCGCACCGCCGAAGGTGCGCGAGGTGGAGGCGGCAAAGCGGCAGGCGCGCTCCGCCGAGCGTTACGAGGCGATCCGGGTGTTCCAGGAGCAGAAGCGGGCCGAGCGACTCACCTCGTGA
- a CDS encoding RDD family protein has translation MTVSAENEYPGQRLGLPREGRGSIARPGRRIAALLIDVASAGLVGFAFFSTPDPVTGVPFANPLATNLIFFVVQILFIPLIGGSPGHRLMGMRLERASGGWVGLWRPVVRTVLLAVIIPAVVWDADQRGLHDKAVGTVLVRT, from the coding sequence GTGACCGTCTCCGCCGAGAACGAATACCCGGGTCAGCGACTCGGCCTTCCCCGCGAGGGCCGCGGTTCGATCGCACGCCCAGGCCGTCGCATCGCGGCCCTGCTGATCGACGTCGCGAGCGCAGGGCTGGTCGGTTTCGCCTTCTTCTCGACCCCCGATCCCGTGACCGGAGTGCCGTTCGCGAACCCCCTGGCCACGAACCTCATCTTCTTCGTCGTGCAGATCCTGTTCATCCCGCTGATCGGCGGGAGCCCCGGGCACCGTCTCATGGGTATGCGACTGGAGCGCGCGTCGGGTGGCTGGGTGGGCCTCTGGCGCCCTGTCGTGCGGACCGTGCTCCTGGCAGTGATCATCCCCGCCGTCGTCTGGGACGCCGACCAGCGCGGCCTCCACGACAAGGCCGTGGGTACCGTCCTCGTGCGGACCTGA
- the glnA gene encoding type I glutamate--ammonia ligase, whose protein sequence is MFKDSSEVLKFIQDEDVKFLDIRFTDLPGVQQHFNIPASTVDEEFFTVGQLFDGSSIRGFANIHESDMQLIPDVTTAYLDPFREAKTLIMVFDIYNPRNGEIYSKDPRQVAKKAEKYLASTGIADTAFFAPEAEFYIFDDVRYEVKQNASFYSVDSEEGAWNTGRVEEGGNLANKTPYKGGYFPVSPVDKQADLRDDISLKLIDAGLILERAHHEVGTGGQAEINYRFDTMVHAADDILKFKYIVKNVAQEWGKVATFMPKPLFGDNGSGMHTHQSLWNDGKPLFYDETGYGGLSDIARWYIGGILAHAPAVLAFTNPTLNSYHRLVKGFEAPVNLVYSAGNRSAAIRIPITGTNPKAKRIEFRAPDASGNPYLAFAAQLMAGIDGIKNRIEPHEPVDKDLYELPAEEAKNIPQVPNSLLDSLEALRADHEFLLAGGVFTQELIDTWIEYKIENEIQPMAQRPHPFEYELYFGV, encoded by the coding sequence ATGTTCAAAGATTCGTCCGAGGTGCTCAAGTTCATCCAGGACGAGGACGTCAAGTTCCTCGACATCCGTTTCACGGACCTTCCTGGTGTGCAGCAGCACTTCAACATCCCCGCCTCGACTGTCGACGAGGAGTTCTTCACCGTCGGACAGCTGTTCGATGGCTCGTCGATCCGCGGGTTCGCGAACATCCACGAGTCGGACATGCAGCTCATCCCCGACGTGACGACGGCGTACCTCGACCCGTTCCGCGAGGCGAAGACGCTCATCATGGTCTTCGACATCTACAACCCTCGCAACGGCGAGATCTACTCGAAGGACCCGCGTCAGGTCGCCAAGAAGGCCGAGAAGTACCTCGCCTCGACCGGCATCGCCGACACCGCGTTCTTCGCGCCCGAGGCCGAGTTCTACATCTTCGACGACGTGCGCTACGAAGTGAAGCAGAACGCGAGCTTCTATTCGGTCGATTCCGAGGAAGGCGCCTGGAACACGGGCCGCGTCGAAGAGGGCGGAAACCTCGCCAACAAGACCCCCTACAAGGGCGGCTACTTCCCCGTCTCCCCCGTCGACAAGCAGGCCGACCTGCGCGACGACATCAGCCTCAAGCTGATCGACGCGGGCCTCATCCTCGAGCGAGCCCACCACGAGGTCGGCACCGGTGGACAGGCGGAGATCAACTACCGCTTCGACACCATGGTGCACGCGGCCGACGACATCCTGAAGTTCAAGTACATCGTCAAGAACGTCGCTCAGGAGTGGGGCAAGGTCGCCACCTTCATGCCGAAGCCCCTCTTCGGCGACAACGGCTCGGGCATGCACACGCACCAGTCGCTGTGGAACGACGGCAAGCCGCTGTTCTACGACGAGACCGGCTACGGCGGACTCTCCGACATCGCGCGCTGGTACATCGGCGGCATCCTGGCTCACGCTCCCGCCGTGCTCGCCTTCACCAACCCGACCCTCAACAGCTACCACCGTCTGGTGAAGGGCTTCGAGGCGCCGGTCAACCTGGTGTACTCGGCTGGTAACCGCTCCGCGGCCATCCGTATCCCCATCACGGGCACCAACCCCAAGGCCAAGCGCATCGAGTTCCGTGCGCCCGACGCCTCGGGCAACCCGTACCTCGCGTTCGCGGCGCAGCTGATGGCCGGCATCGACGGCATCAAGAACCGCATCGAGCCGCACGAGCCCGTCGACAAGGACCTGTACGAGCTCCCCGCCGAAGAGGCGAAGAACATCCCGCAGGTCCCCAACTCGCTGCTCGACTCGCTCGAGGCCCTGCGTGCCGACCACGAGTTCCTGCTCGCCGGCGGCGTGTTCACGCAGGAGCTCATCGACACCTGGATCGAGTACAAGATCGAGAACGAGATCCAGCCGATGGCCCAGCGCCCGCACCCCTTCGAGTACGAGCTGTACTTCGGGGTCTAG